In Cataglyphis hispanica isolate Lineage 1 chromosome 22, ULB_Chis1_1.0, whole genome shotgun sequence, a single window of DNA contains:
- the LOC126857737 gene encoding uncharacterized protein LOC126857737 isoform X1, with protein sequence MTPRGALYLLLTILTLDGSQCSTRYFVKMRTNASEMFKTKNDNLRILQDPIAITPNSLYDNSGNEHQIEDERMTKEISSNQYNRRNSFDETSTFNPDVLNKFLEEYANKIKSTTEKSFKYPFRIIKPPVEPLVLEIDNETAETTTISEQNEKFDQIANATSAENDALSEALNDTLKRNKYYGTNTYEDRNGWVTLEAIPWSKSKISKWQANPSTQRPWPEIKPWDKPSMKPWASEHTMRPTYENNKPWFDKPKPNWSDNNESPYQKPISRPPYHSDDTAQKWPLEKYWNKYETHRPNSDIITDDRPANFPNTWSRPQTPYQFIDKYPEKDQSTDGSDWHDYPSKYDQDRPRPTLITERPNFSHYQYANNHPPNHPASGDGQWILLSTNRGYSKSRQRSIKIDTVNISETNATNRGNGNRYNRPALPVMTSKRQVRLTVLPSNGTNTTTSHGGLLEVEKTFKSVDQSRKEYEMGKLTTEPNIPNKRPIRHTLSGQPSSSAVLAAVGAGMLPATMAMMIPMMLGRRKRDLRLMDHGLSKSYDLQMDLRKLAREYNTQQRRPIRFV encoded by the exons ATGACGCCGAGAGGAGCGCTCTATCTGCTCCTGACGATCTTGACGTTAGATGGATCACAATGCAGTACGAGATACTTCGTGAAAATGAGGACGAATGCATCCGAAATGTTTAAAACGAAGAATGACAATCTGCGTATTCTTCAGGACCCGATAGCGATCACGCCGAATTCTCTGTACGATAATTCGGGTAACGAGCATCAAATCGAGGACGAGAGGATGACCAAAGAAATATCGAGCAATCAGTACAATCGGAGAAATTCCTTCGATGAGACATCGACTTTCAATCCAGATGTACTCAATAAGTTTCTCGAGGAATACGCGAATAAGATAAAGAGTACCACCGAGAAGAGCTTCAAGTATCCTTTTAGAATCATAAAACCACCCGTGGAGCCTCTCGTCCTCGAAATCGATAACGAAACCGCCGAGACCACAACCATTTCTGAacagaatgaaaaatttgatcaaattGCAAACGCTACTTCGGCAGAAAATGATGCG TTAAGCGAGGCGCTAAACGACACCTTGAAGAGGAACAAATATTACGGTACAAATACTTACGAGGACAGGAACGGCTGGGTGACGTTAGAGGCAATTCCGTGGTCTAAGAGCAAAATTTCCAAGTGGCAGGCGAATCCTAGCACGCAACGACCTTGGCCAGAGATAAAGCCGTGGGATAAACCGAGCATGAAACCATGGGCCAGCGAACATACCATGAGACCCACTTATGAAAACAACAAACCGTG GTTCGACAAGCCGAAACCGAATTGGTCCGATAACAACGAGAGCCCGTATCAGAAACCGATTTCCCGTCCTCCTTATCACTCCGACGACACGGCACAAAAGTGGCCATTGGAGAAATACTGGAACAAGTACGAAACCCATCGTCCAAATAGCGATATCATCACGGACGATAGACCGGCCAACTTCCCCAACACTTGGTCCAGACCTCAGACTCCGTATCAGTTTATCGACAAGTACCCGGAGAAGGATCAGTCGACAGATGGAAGCGATTGGCACGACTATCCATCTAAATATGATCAAGATCGACCTCGACCCACCTTGATCACCGAGAGACCAAATTTCTCGCATTATCAGTACGCAAATAATCATCCACCGAATCATCCGGCGAGCGGTGACGGCCAGTGGATCCTCCTGTCAACGAACCGTGGATATTCCAAATCGAGACAGAGATCAATCAAGATTGATACGGTAAACATTTCGGAGACCAACGCGACGAATCGCGGGAACGGGAATAGATACAACAGGCCTGCGTTACCCGTGATGACTTCGAAACGCCAG GTCAGATTAACGGTGCTGCCGTCGAATGGCACGAACACGACCACGTCCCACGGAGGCCTTCTGGAAGTCGAGAAGACGTTCAAGAGCGTCGATCAAAGCCGCAAGGAGTACGAGATGGGGAAATTGACGACCGAACCGAATATCCCGAACAAAAGACCGATCAGGCACACTTTGAGCGGACAACCGTCGAGCTCGGCGGTTCTGGCAGCAGTCGGAGCAG GTATGTTGCCGGCGACAATGGCAATGATGATACCGATGATGTTGGGCCGCCGAAAGAGAGATTTGAGACTGATGGATCACGGCTTGAGCAAGTCCTACGATCTCCAAATGGATCTGCGTAAGCTCGCGAGAGAATATAACACCCAACAAAGGAGACCAATaagatttgtttaa
- the LOC126857737 gene encoding uncharacterized protein LOC126857737 isoform X2 — MTPRGALYLLLTILTLDGSQCSTRYFVKMRTNASEMFKTKNDNLRILQDPIAITPNSLYDNSGNEHQIEDERMTKEISSNQYNRRNSFDETSTFNPDVLNKFLEEYANKIKSTTEKSFKYPFRIIKPPVEPLVLEIDNETAETTTISEQNEKFDQIANATSAENDALSEALNDTLKRNKYYGTNTYEDRNGWVTLEAIPWSKSKISKWQANPSTQRPWPEIKPWDKPSMKPWASEHTMRPTYENNKPWFDKPKPNWSDNNESPYQKPISRPPYHSDDTAQKWPLEKYWNKYETHRPNSDIITDDRPANFPNTWSRPQTPYQFIDKYPEKDQSTDGSDWHDYPSKYDQDRPRPTLITERPNFSHYQYANNHPPNHPASGDGQWILLSTNRGYSKSRQRSIKIDTVNISETNATNRGNGNRYNRPALPVMTSKRQINGAAVEWHEHDHVPRRPSGSREDVQERRSKPQGVRDGEIDDRTEYPEQKTDQAHFERTTVELGGSGSSRSRYVAGDNGNDDTDDVGPPKERFETDGSRLEQVLRSPNGSA, encoded by the exons ATGACGCCGAGAGGAGCGCTCTATCTGCTCCTGACGATCTTGACGTTAGATGGATCACAATGCAGTACGAGATACTTCGTGAAAATGAGGACGAATGCATCCGAAATGTTTAAAACGAAGAATGACAATCTGCGTATTCTTCAGGACCCGATAGCGATCACGCCGAATTCTCTGTACGATAATTCGGGTAACGAGCATCAAATCGAGGACGAGAGGATGACCAAAGAAATATCGAGCAATCAGTACAATCGGAGAAATTCCTTCGATGAGACATCGACTTTCAATCCAGATGTACTCAATAAGTTTCTCGAGGAATACGCGAATAAGATAAAGAGTACCACCGAGAAGAGCTTCAAGTATCCTTTTAGAATCATAAAACCACCCGTGGAGCCTCTCGTCCTCGAAATCGATAACGAAACCGCCGAGACCACAACCATTTCTGAacagaatgaaaaatttgatcaaattGCAAACGCTACTTCGGCAGAAAATGATGCG TTAAGCGAGGCGCTAAACGACACCTTGAAGAGGAACAAATATTACGGTACAAATACTTACGAGGACAGGAACGGCTGGGTGACGTTAGAGGCAATTCCGTGGTCTAAGAGCAAAATTTCCAAGTGGCAGGCGAATCCTAGCACGCAACGACCTTGGCCAGAGATAAAGCCGTGGGATAAACCGAGCATGAAACCATGGGCCAGCGAACATACCATGAGACCCACTTATGAAAACAACAAACCGTG GTTCGACAAGCCGAAACCGAATTGGTCCGATAACAACGAGAGCCCGTATCAGAAACCGATTTCCCGTCCTCCTTATCACTCCGACGACACGGCACAAAAGTGGCCATTGGAGAAATACTGGAACAAGTACGAAACCCATCGTCCAAATAGCGATATCATCACGGACGATAGACCGGCCAACTTCCCCAACACTTGGTCCAGACCTCAGACTCCGTATCAGTTTATCGACAAGTACCCGGAGAAGGATCAGTCGACAGATGGAAGCGATTGGCACGACTATCCATCTAAATATGATCAAGATCGACCTCGACCCACCTTGATCACCGAGAGACCAAATTTCTCGCATTATCAGTACGCAAATAATCATCCACCGAATCATCCGGCGAGCGGTGACGGCCAGTGGATCCTCCTGTCAACGAACCGTGGATATTCCAAATCGAGACAGAGATCAATCAAGATTGATACGGTAAACATTTCGGAGACCAACGCGACGAATCGCGGGAACGGGAATAGATACAACAGGCCTGCGTTACCCGTGATGACTTCGAAACGCCAG ATTAACGGTGCTGCCGTCGAATGGCACGAACACGACCACGTCCCACGGAGGCCTTCTGGAAGTCGAGAAGACGTTCAAGAGCGTCGATCAAAGCCGCAAGGAGTACGAGATGGGGAAATTGACGACCGAACCGAATATCCCGAACAAAAGACCGATCAGGCACACTTTGAGCGGACAACCGTCGAGCTCGGCGGTTCTGGCAGCAGTCGGAGCAG GTATGTTGCCGGCGACAATGGCAATGATGATACCGATGATGTTGGGCCGCCGAAAGAGAGATTTGAGACTGATGGATCACGGCTTGAGCAAGTCCTACGATCTCCAAATGGATCTGCGTAA
- the LOC126857742 gene encoding uncharacterized protein LOC126857742, whose amino-acid sequence MRLHKISKRHLFPLHLLLAVLVCAWSAEVSEVICEKVSFKETSLGDRHSGQERTTSASVTNNSQKLTSPIVFETLLQNDTNIFRPSIHLGEIEQPKSRKNPFNNVQHVRFENSVHLDTQNALQNAYQGVSSLMDEATRSSKIKLQDDIQIPSSIRHPFNDQREVTEIVSRSPLEEVTVGHVSLDQAFFQNILKKPEDTSTIFGKSMTDHRSTGTYLDLSRSPPYVINYYASQNQNAHQPLQETTLEMIKKPESNGVLVVRQSTYTRKRKFPYTFYQPGDEYHDIQYVEAPHTTMAYPQMRSMSPWKKIIHLIGTFLPLGLLLALTPKVVRVDNNTTTQPSIVLSKLRVADLPIEHKQAGRSLDEQTTTVCEDRSICELILAGGESQSNTLQNILWNLATRTADDVAKRNGLREIFSAVREKDCTSIDC is encoded by the exons ATGCGGTTGCATAAGATCTCCAAACGTCATTTGTTCCCGCTTCATCTTTTGCTCGCCGTGCTTGTATGCGCGTGGAGCGCTGAAGTATCTGAAGTCATATGCGAGAAGGTCTCCTTTAAGGAGACTTCTCTGGGGGATCGGCATTCGGGTCAGGAAAGGACGACATCTGCATCAGTCACCAATAATAGTCAGAAATTAACATCGCCAATCGTCTTTGAAACTCTCCTCCAAAACGATACCAACATCTTTAGACCCAGTATACACTTAGGCGAGATCGAGCAGCCCAAGAGTCGAAAGAATCCCTTCAACAACGTGCAACACGTGAGATTCGAGAACAGTGTTCATCTAGACACCCAGAATGCCCTACAAAACGCATATCAAGGTGTTTCCAGTTTGATGGATGAAGCGACGCGATCGAGTAAAATTAAGTTGCAAGACGATATTCAGATACCGTCGAGTATCCGTCATCCCTTCAATGATCAGCGAGAGGTTACAGAGATCGTTTCGAGGTCACCGCTCGAAGAGGTCACTGTCGGACACGTGTCCCTCGATCAAGCGTTTTTCCAGAACATCTTGAAGAAGCCAGAGGACACATCGACGATCTTCGGCAAATCGATGACGGATCATCGATCGACCGGTACTTATTTGGATCTGTCGAGATCTCCTCCGTACGTCATCAATTATTACGCCAGTCAAAATCAGAACGCTCATCAGCCGTTGCAAGAGACCACTCTCGAGATGATAAAGAAGCCCGAGAGTAACGGCGTCTTGGTTGTTCGGCAGTCCACTTACACGAGGAAACGTAAGTTCCCCTATACGTTTTATCAACCAGGTGACGAGTATCACGATATACAATACGTGGAAGCGCCACACACGACGATGGCTTATCCGCAGATGAGAAG TATGTCTCCTTGGAAAAAGATCATTCACCTGATCGGGACTTTTCTGCCGCTGGGTCTACTGTTGGCGCTGACGCCCAAGGTTGTGCGGGTCGACAACAACACGACAAC CCAGCCTAGCATCGTCCTCTCGAAACTTCGGGTCGCCGACCTGCCAATCGAGCATAAGCAGGCAGGTCGCTCGCTCGACGAACAAACGACGACCGTCTGCGAAGATCGATCGATCTGCGAATTGATCCTGGCTGGCGGCGAATCGCAGTCCAACACTTTGCAGAATATCCTGTGGAACTTGGCTACTAG aaCTGCAGATGACGTGGCAAAAAGGAACGGTCTTCGTGAGATATTTAGCGCTGTGAGAGAGAAGGATTGTACGAGCATCGATTGTTAA
- the LOC126857722 gene encoding uncharacterized protein LOC126857722 — protein sequence MTTMKRYQITSLLLFLVLTLGTCNVELPKPSYTRTMLKVSRSLPGETEELKVRTSEGNVATLIVKRRDKSSVTFDDSKLTSKPVQAESNVTAENKSDSNVRNESKLADDTNSETRKKNDVRRLEEAQVAQIKATFSELSGSKDEKSNVNRTDAKSISEKNHPVSGSVIDYGTWTPLDADGRALKQMEPEEEEEYRNWKPLGTNLKTTIEERTNYDEGRIGDILFARNPQDRIQRNADLQDGSDKNQRSVYTYVPRQSTRTNIGANLSKNRDGKTVPAEVIVRSEINVKTTPKRTPMSLDMDGTPVIHGTRVPDEPMDKVQIWRNARVINNRLINIEGNTAGVTMAPSIEPYSGDNIEKKQKFDKFFKDINRRYGRDYEEEDRNMYFEWDPRNYKSEALKAEVYEPRNDHYRASVHKRMLHPDSVANYPISQRYTPDSQTIAPVALKSGARAPVLQYAHPELGVQPAKILKNEKRRPDNFPENQHSFTEQRHKKKYVLNDKSIVDSYTTKNYYPNQHFYGLKRPSEPPFWVKISENLKNQISTGVERVSQFTRPVIDPLVEATHKISQNLGLSRGKEAQDKIDTIASGTSILIPALGLVASGAALGIGAVAVGRYLDVDVLKRSNADDDLDLEHKRAFEAGAYLRAIEDESSRSNEATPSRTMYVLQNVAQDDKAAVENTTSVENDGVFLILEDEDKRNAERIENRESRQMVDEVDYVETNGRRRKRSPDYLDIFKTDVDMKNLVRSKRFQRKGADSISEIVEIDLPADAISRTDMIELMIPKKKYSNENTMEWKYMIVDKDSTRMDNLKADISDQDALENNAKVIGDAIDNLQDIVSTKGHMQDRRDHTDGTSLWKVLLLNDKSQIPESNLEKETMRKVGKIDIDFSKEDNGRRKRSVDSNQELLDTLQNLENAEIAEIAHIQGDWTNTPCAKRIFCDTMIQRGSDASVLMEKKMAALLKLIQPGAAVQVSSHFEEVMNAVRRHDCSIFLCPRATPGNVFL from the exons ATGACGACGATGAAGAGATATcag attacCTCTCTCCTGCTTTTCCTCGTCTTGACGCTCGGTACGTGCAATGTCGAGCTACCTAAGCCGAGCTACACCAGAACGATGTTGAAGGTTTCTCGAAGTCTCCCGGGCGAGACGGAAGAGCTAAAAGTGCGAACGAGCGAGGGCAATGTAGCCACTTTAATTGTTAAGCGACGAGACAAATCGTCGGTTACCTTCGACGATTCGAAGCTCACATCAAAACCTGTTCAGGCAGAATCGAACGTCACCGCGGAGAATAAAAGCGATTCGAATGTGCGGAATGAATCGAAACTTGCCGACGACACTAACAGCgaaactagaaaaaaaaacgatgtgCGAAGGCTCGAGGAAGCTCAAGTAGCGCAAATCAAAGCGACGTTCTCCGAATTGTCGGGATCGAAGGACGAGAAATCGAATGTCAACCGAACCGATGCAAAATCGATATCCGAAAAAAATCATCCAGTCAGTGGCAGCGTAATCGATTACGGGACCTGGACACCTCTAGACGCGGATGGGAGAGCGCTGAAGCAGATGGAGccggaagaggaagaggagtaTCGAAATTGGAAACCTTTGGGGACGAATCTGAAGACTACGATCGAGGAGAGGACGAATTATGATGAAGGTAGAATCGGCGATATTCTGTTCGCTAGAAACCCCCAAGATAGGATTCAGAGAAATGCCGATTTACAAGACGGAAGTGATAAGAACCAACGATCTGTCTACACGTACGTGCCTCGTCAGTCCACGAGGACGAATATCGGAGCGAATCTGTCGAAAAATCGAGACGGTAAAACTGTTCCCGCAGAAGTAATTGTCCGATCAGAGATCAACGTGAAGACCACACCCAAAAGAACGCCCATGTCGCTGGATATGGACGGTACACCGGTGATCCATGGTACGAGAGTCCCCGACGAACCCATGGATAAGGTACAAATTTGGCGAAACGCTCGAGTTATTAACAACAGGTTGATAAACATTGAAGGGAACACCGCGGGAGTCACCATGGCACCTTCCATTGAACCTTATTCTGGCGATAATATCGAGAAGAAGCAGAAGTTCGATAAGTTCTTCAAAGATATCAATCGAAG ATACGGTCGCGATTACGAGGAGGAGGACCGTAACATGTACTTCGAGTGGGATCCGAGGAATTACAAGAGCGAAGCTTTGAAAGCCGAAGTATACGAGCCCCGTAACGACCATTACCGTGCGAGTGTTCACAAAAGGATGTTGCATCCGGATAGCGTCGCGAATTATCCGATCTCTCAACGTTACACCCCCGATAGCCAGACCATCGCTCCCGTAGCCCTGAAATCTGGCGCCCGAGCGCCTGTCCTTCAGTACGCTCATCCCGAGCTGGGTGTGCAGCCCGCCAAGATCCTGAAGAACGAGAAACGCCGCCCCGACAATTTCCCCGAGAATCAACACTCCTTTACCGAACAACGTCACAAGAAGAAATACGTGCTGAATGACAAGAGTATCGTCGATAGTTACACGACGAAGAATTACTATCCGAATCAGCATTTCTACGGCCTGAAGCGACCGAGCGAGCCGCCGTTTTGGGTAAAGATCTCCGAGAATCTGAAGAATCAGATCTCCACCGGGGTCGAGAGAGTCTCGCAGTTCACTAGGCCAGTGATCGATCCTCTGGTGGAAGCCACTCATAAGATCTCACAGAACCTCGGTCTCTCCAGGGGCAAGGAGGCTCAGGACAAAATCGACACGATAGCTTCGGGCACTAGTATCCTGATACCGGCCTTAGGTCTCGTCGCGTCCGGCGCTGCGCTTGGAATAGGTGCCGTAGCGGTCGGTCGCTATCTCGATGTCGACGTCTTGAAACGATCAAACGCGGACGACGATCTTGATCTCGAGCACAAGCGGGCCTTCGAAGCAGGAGCGTACTTGAGAGCGATCGAGGACGAGAGTTCGAGATCGAACGAGGCGACTCCTTCGCGGACCATGTACGTTTTACAAAACGTCGCTCAAGATGACAAAGCGGCAGTTGAGAATACGACTTCGGTGGAGAACGACGGAGTCTTTTTGATTCTGGAAGACGAAGATAAGCGAAATGCCGAGAGGATTGAAAATCGGGAGAGCAGACAGATGGTAGACGAGGTCGATTATGTGGAAACTAACGgacgaagaagaaagagaagccCCGACTATCTGGATATATTTAAGACGGACGTTGACATGAAAAACCTGGTGCGCAGCAAACGCTTTCAGAGAAAGGGAGCCGATTCCATCAGCGAAATCGTCGAGATCGATCTGCCTGCTGACGCAATAAGTCGTACCGATATGATCGAACTCATGATTCCGAAGAAGAAATATTCGAATGAAAATACCATGGAATGGAAATACATGATTGTTGATAAAGACAGCACGAGGATGGACAATCTTAAAGCGGACATATCGGATCAAGACGCGTTGGAGAACAACGCGAAAGTTATTGGAGATGCCATCGATAATTTACAGGACATAGTTTCGACGAAAGGACATATGCAAGATCGAAGAGATCATACCGATGGTACTTCCCTCTGGAAAGTCCTCCTGCTGAATGACAAATCGCAAATTCCCGAGAGTAATCTCGAGAAGGAAACGATGAGAAAGGTCGGAAAGATCGATATAGACTTCTCAAAAGAGGACAACGGAAGGCGAAAGCGCAGTGTTGACAGCAATCAGGAACTCCTGGATACTTTGCAGAATCTGGAGAATGCGGAAATAGCCGAAATTGCTCACATACAAGGCGATTGGACGAATACACCCTGtgcaaagagaatattttgcgACACGATGATTCAAAGAGGATCCGACGCCTCGGTGCTCATGGAGAAGAAGATGGCagcgttattaaaatt AATTCAGCCTGGAGCAGCTGTTCAAGTGTCCAGTCACTTCGAGGAGGTCATGAATGCTGTCAGGAGGCACGATTGTTCCATCTTTTTGTGTCCGCGGGCGACACCCGGCAACGTCTTTCTTTAg